The following is a genomic window from Xenopus laevis strain J_2021 chromosome 2L, Xenopus_laevis_v10.1, whole genome shotgun sequence.
ACAAATTACAAaaagttcccttatctggaaaaccccatgtccagagcattccggataatagatgatagatctgcatgtggtttttacactaaagAGCTGCTAAGAAATAGTTCGTCTGTAATAAATAGTAGAAATGGTAAGTTAGAAGTACATGATCGTCATGTGATTGGGGGTCAGGGGTGCGCCTCTTCCCCCTCAGCCCTGTAGGATAAGACAGTCATGGCCTCCCCACAGGCCTCCTGTACTCTGCGGATCTGCTCGGTGCTCAGCCTCTCTCTCCAGGCGGCCACCAGCTCCCGGGCATCCCGAGCGGACACCACAAAGGGCTGGTCTGAGGAGTAGCTGGGGCCCCTGGTCATGTTCAGTACAAAGTCGTGCAGCTCGGGAATAGCAGACAGTCCGGCAAAGCGCAACAAGCGGCTCAGCTGCTCCTGGGGCTCTTGTATCAAGTCCTCGTAGCGCAGTCTCATGTATCTCGGGCGGAGCCACGCGGGGCCAGGTTCCCGGATGAGAAGCAGGTCCCGCAGCCAGGCCTGACAGATGACCTCCAGGGCCCCGTTCAACAGGTAATCGGTCCCTCCCCTGTGCAGTTGCTGCTGCTGTCGGGCTCTGCTGGCTGGATCCGCCCCGCGCAACTGGCTCCGCAGTACCTGTAGACTCTCGCGCAATAGAGAGCGCTTGGAACGCAAACGGGAGTTGTGTATGGCCCGCGGGTCTCGGAACAACTGAACCACCCGCACATTGAGCCCGGGATCCCGTAGCAGAGGCAGCAGCGCAGAGAGTTCCATCAGCCGCACGTCCTTGATCACCACCACCGGGTAGCGGCGACACTCTCTCTCCAGCTCCCGCAGGGGGCGGCCCGGACACCGCTTCTCACACTCACTGGGCTCCACCAGCCCCACCTTTTCCCGCGCAGCCCCGGCGCTAGAGGCTCCTCCCGTACTGCGACACAACGGGGCGCTGCAGATCACTTTGTTGCTCTTCCAGCCGAACAGCCCCGCGGTGCTAATGTTTCCTCCGGCGTAAAGTGAGAGCGCGGAGAAGTCGCAGCGAAAGAGAGAGCCGAGTAGGTCCCGCAGCGCCCCTTGTAAACTCTCCGCGTCCCCCGGGTACAGCGACTGCCACATGTGCCAGGCCGGCTCGTACAGGTAGAAGACGTGCGGGTGTTGGTTGAAGATCTCCCCTAGGAAGGACGAGCCGCTGCGCCAGGTTGCGTGGATATAGACGTGCGTGCGGGGCTGCGGGGATCCCAGGGCTTCTGCTTCAACTTTCTCCGCCGTCTCCCACAGCGACGGGTTTAGTGATGGGCATCGCCGCGGCTCAGTCCGGCTCCCTCCGCTCCCCAACCATCGCCCTCCGTCATGTAAGAgcagggagaagagcagcagcACCAGCGCCGAGTAGAGCAGGAGCAGCAGCACACAGCGCTTCCTCATGCCGCGGAGGGCTCTTCGGGCTGTGCAGCGGCGGCGGTACCATGGAGCTGCGGGGGACACTCAAGAAGTAGAGCAACTGGAACAATTCCCACACTCTCGGGTTTGTTTGTCTCCTCATGCCGCTTCTTTCGACCACTTCCTTGGGACACGCCTAGGGGCGGCTTGGGTGGCCTATGGGTGCACAGtttataaatccggccctgtgctcAGAGTATGGTAGTACTTCACTTCAATATGATTTGTGACTCTGTgtctttgttttttaatgaacaaATGTTCTCATAAATATAAGAGGTCGGTTGTTTTACAgttatatttttccatatttgatTGAATgggttttctttgttttatgaaaCATATTAGGGCTTGTGTCTCAGATCtagggctttttttttatatttgggcagggccctctttacctcttctattggttattggttgtttttgtatgtagatctgaatggttaatgtatacacccatttattctacagtgctgtgtatgttgatgctttataaatacttggcAGCTCCGTGATccgggtgcagattctgaactgttacaatttgctacattagtttacatttctcagcagtatctggaatattagcaactattgtatcaattctaacagctgcttttaataaaactctgggattctgctcagcagggacaaatataagaaatgtattatctaatgcagtgctgtccatcttctgtggtaccaagggccggattatttctggcctatgtggtggagggcagataatggaagccagggttgaccactccctgttttacaccacacccactttaaaccacacccattttatcacAAGAAATTTTAAGACCATGTtcacatagggcaggcagagtatggcacacacagggagcatgtgcAAGGCAGAATAGAGTAAGAGACAAACATATGAAGACCTCTCTAAgataaacagttcatactgtgctacatacagttaAACAATGCTGGTGCCCTCCCAGCAGCTTGTATGAGATgttaacaggtgaacaatgtggacactTTCGGTCTGGATCGGGGGTGCATCACAGGGCTTtatgggtgtgaacaatagaggtgttacaagcgTAAACAATGCAAGGAGGTTAGAGGTGTAAACAATTACAGTCTGAATGCAATGCAAGGTCCAGTTGCAGGCAGGAGATTCAAAGCAAGCACCTACCATCACAACAGGTGGCTTATACATGTATGGGTAAGAGCAGTCACGGCAGGCAGATTTTCATGTGGAGGCCACATAAGATGGTGAAAAATGAacctttatacttcaatattacaaaaacagtcacaaatagttaatagaaagcaattgaaaaaaagtctttatttgcgGTGAACTATCTgacaccaactgaactgaaaacattgTTAGAAGGTTGAATAACTCTCCAAGCAAAAATGGATTAactataaaatgaaagaaaaatgcaattttgatCTACAACTCTCCCAAGTaccattcattacaaattttcaatagttttaaagttatttgtaaatgtaattccaggtgtttatccttttctgttctctgtaTCTGATTCTTAAATCAATTTAACAGGAGTCTTGTTTGTGTGTTCATGCATTTATAATCAATCCATTTGATGTATAATCTCACTGTGCCTTTAAGAACCAAAAGCACAAAACATTGTTACAGCTCTCATAAGCTTTGTAAAGTGAACTTGTAGAAACAATGAGTTTCTGTTATTTTCAGTTAGTCTTGTCAAGGGGAGGTGCACATTCTGTAAATGCAACAAGTCAGCTTTTTGTTGTGCTGCTAAAGCTCTTGTGGCCCTTATCTAGAAGGCCTCATATTCACCATCACATTCTCATGAGAATTCTTGCCCTCTTTTGCCTCACTTACTTGCACATCTAGCTAAGAAACCTATATAACCCTAGCTTTGGTCAACTTTTGTATTCACTCCCATTACACGTGAACGAGAAAGCTCTCTCTTAAAACAAAATCAGCGTGTATGAGGGGTCCAGTAAAGATTCTGTAAACAAGCATAAAAATACAGCTTTTAATAGTGATGCATatacatctttaaagggattctgtcataatgtttgtggtttactttttatttctaaattacactgtttacattgcaaatatttcactcgaccattctaaattctaaaaatgttattcttgaaccatttttttttgctgtaatattggtgtggaagcAGCCAACTCAGTGCAATGTGCTTTATTCTGATCTTTGAGAAGCACTTccagatggaactgctttgagacatctattgtttctccccttttcATTGTgctcttatctttggccctgctgagtagaatcctcTGTTATAATTCAAACTTGGTTGCTAGCATCCCACTACATTCTGCTGAGAAaaatatcaactaatgtagcaaattgttgaatctgaacctgaatcactgagctgccagactgaaacaccaggaacaataaaggggtagtttacctgcaaattaacttttagtatgatgtagagagtgatattagcAGATAATtagcatttctttttaatttaaaattttttcattaattagcagctctccagttggcatttttagcaatctggtagctagatccaaagtaccctagcaaccatacattgatttgaataagggactgaaaTATAAGTATAAGAGTGCAtggatagaaaaatgagtaataaaaagtagcaataacaatacacttgtagccttaagGTCACcagagacgcaaagatttctcttgccaaacaaccgattttagccaagtccgaccgatccttcgaaattatcatgcggttagtgggattcgaacgatcgtacatcttacgatttttaggccgacatctgtcaggaaattgatcggccaggttaaaaaatctttgtcggtcccagtgcaatctatctatgtttgcagggccaagcaggcagctcccctttgttttcctggcaagttggtctttttagttgatggacaatttgtacgatcatgcgatcgttccgagataatcgtggtctcacgatgaggatctgatcttttaaaaatctcaacatctatggccagctttacagagtatttgttctttagatgcagtcagtgacccccaattaaaacatagaaagagtcagaggaagaaggcaaataattcaaaaactataaaaaaatgaaggccaactgaaagaatgcttagaattagccagtctataacatactaaaagttaactgccCCTTTTAACctcgattttggaaaaatgttaaaaaaaataaaacatggaaagcaattgaaaaaggtctttatatctggagaacaatctgaaaacaactgaactgaaaaaagttttggaaggtgaacaatccctttaatgtattactTATACAATTTAAAGTAAGTTTAAATGATACTATTTGATGGTAGTAGccctttaaattgattttatttttgcaaaaggcCAAGCCAATTACATAATCTAAAAACCCCCTTCCTTATAAAACGATCCCTCTTGAGTCctccttttattattttgttcctgCAAGGTCCAGCAGTCAAACTAAAACCAGCCTGTTCTATCGGCCGTTGTTCTTGCTGTCTGACTGAACAGCATTAATGGATGCAGGTGTTTCCAGTAATATTATGCTGCTGAGAACTTCAATGCAACACAGCTTTCTTTGTCACCACTCATATGATGGGGATTCAGTGGAATCCATGAAAAGCCATTTTGTCTTCCCTTTCTGCATAATTTAAGCTTGGGGTTTTATACGGTGATGTTTTCAATATAAAATGAACAAGCAATGAGAAAAAGTAACAGCAGAGTGAGTGAATCTTCTTGAGGCTTAGAGTGTTCCAAATAACAATACACAGGTACACAGAATAACAGAAACACCCAAGGTTCTATATGCATTAATGCAGCAGTAAACTGCATTTGCCTTCAGCTAGTACTGACCCTTCTTGCATTATTACTACACAAGTTTAGACTTTTTTagtgacctctctctctctctctctatatatatttatatatattatagggtcAGGGCTgcctaatgggggggggggactcatGCTCCTATTCCCAAACACTTCCCTGATCTGCCCCTAAACCCTGCCCTATTAGAAGCAACCTCTGCAGAAGTTCCTTTGATGGGATCAAGTCCTTCATGacttttagccttcatgattttttttaggtgGTTTGTGCTCGAAAACTCTAACAATTAGAGTAATGAGTGTATTTTTCGCTGATAACTTGATCAATTCTAGTATTCAAGTTTATCCCTCAATTGCATTCattccagttttttacatttaggttttttttcataaataataacatagtgtgagttgtgagtttattcaaggtagaaaaaacctcacaaactcaacctttgataaataccccccataatattttcattaggcaaatgtagagataataaaacAAAGGTATTTGATAAGTCTATGGCCTAGGCCCAAGGATATATTGCTCATAGTTACCACTTCTGCATTTAGATAACAGGAATACATTTGTTCATCTGTAATTTCGGAATAACTAAAACATCTGAACAATGCACACTGATCTAAGCACGAGCTCCTTTCACTTTGCAGTTTGCCTCCAGCTATTTCCAGATCAGTCATTCCTGTAGATGCCAACACTgaagaaaaatagatttcaaGGAGACCATGGGCGTCCACATATATGggcccccctggacttgtactttataataaagcaTATTCTCTTGCCACATGTGTACATATGACTCCAGCTGCACTTTGGAGAGAAGTGGTGGCAGTGTATTAGTGACTGGCAGGGTGATATGACTCTGTGGCAAGTAGCTGTTTTAGGGAATATCTTCCTGTCCTTCTATCTCTCACCGTCCCTCGGTGTGTCCTCCCGCTTGTACGGGGAGCTGCAGGGCCGGGAGGAGCTGCTGGGTGCAAAGACAAAATTGACTGTAGCCAAGGACTTGCCTTACGGTCCACTGTGGCTGCTGCCTCAGAAAGTGATTATCTCAGACCACACCTTCCGCCGTTCGCCTTCAGCATTGTGCATGGCTCAGGCTCCAGCGTGGGCACTTCCTGTCATCGTGTGTGATGCTGCAGGATTCCTTCCGCAGGTGAGACTGCTGCCTTCTACATCCACAGCCACTTCACAGCGATACTTTACTTACTGACTGGTGTGTGTTTTACTACTGTCATTGCTAGGGGCGCTATTCCACCAACCAGTTGTGCAGGGGAAATGATGTGCCACAGCTGGTGTATGTAGCTGGGCTATACCCACACCCTGCTCACTACCTGCAACTTATAAAGCAACAGACATGAGCTGGCTGAATTGCTTCTGTGCAGTTGGTCAATTTTGGTAGAAACATTTCCTGTGTCGGAGGAAGAAAAGCTGGGACTGTGGCTAGATATTATGGATGGTTGGCAAGTGTGTGGTGGCACGGCTGTGGGCAGAACACCCCGGTGTGAGGGCAGCTCTTCAGCTGGACAACACCCACACGCTTGTACCGAGCTACTGCTCCTGCTGTGCCAGGGATTCAAGTTTGCTTGCTGCATCCCTACCCCTTTCCTCTGTGAGAGTATCAGAGAATCAGCTTCATCCTCTTTatgtatagtagaacccccattttacatataTCAGCGGACCAGAAAAAATGATGTAcagtcagggaaatgtataatgcattaTATATGGATGGGGCCACAAACAATGGTATAACACATGGAAAACCATAAAATTAGGGTAAGTAAaatggaggtttcactgtatgtatccagctgttACTAGGACTCTAGaaggaataacattctacaaactgctggctagtaattgtgctaagaaagtagaaaataccaagtgctgtcctggcaaacaaggagtttgtgtcactaatagaatggcaatgctatacatgtgcaacagttttatacatttatagaaaagctgttgttagatTTGTGTAGAAAgaaaaatatgggtacaagtcatttgtgtaatatgttctCTTTCttgccccccctgg
Proteins encoded in this region:
- the chst7.L gene encoding carbohydrate (N-acetylglucosamine 6-O) sulfotransferase 7 L homeolog (The RefSeq protein has 1 substitution compared to this genomic sequence) — protein: MRKRCVLLLLLYSALVLLLFSLLLHDGGRWLGSGGSRTEPRRCPSLNPSLWETAEKVEAEARGSPQPRTHVYIHATWRSGSSFLGEIFNQHPHVFYLYEPAWHMWQSLYPGDAESLQGALRDLLGSLFRCDFSALSLYAGGNISTAGLFGWKSNKVICSAPLCRSTGGASSAGAAREKVGLVEPSECEKRCPGRPLRELERECRRYPVVVIKDVRLMELSALLPLLRDPGLNVRVVQLFRDPRAIHNSRLRSKRSLLRESLQVLRSQLRGADPASRARQQQQLHRGGTDYLLNGALEVICQAWLRDLLLIREPGPAWLRPRYMRLRYEDLIQEPQEQLSRLLRFAGLSAIPELHDFVLNMTRGPSYSSDQPFVVSARDARELVAAWRERLSTEQIRRVQEACGEAMTVLSYRAEGEEAHP